The Deinococcota bacterium DNA window GGGCGTCCGCTTCTCCCGCCGCTTCCGCTTGCTCCGTCTGGGCCGCGGCGGCGCCCAAGGCCAAGAGCATGACCGTGACAGTCGCGCAGAATCCCCATCTTGTTTGTTGCTTCACCTTTGTCCTCTTTTGGAATGACTGGACTCTCACTATAGCCGCGGCCCCGTTACAAAGCTGGCACGGGTGTTCAAGCAGGGGCGCTCAGGCACGGGCGGAATCGGCGCGAGCGACCACCGCCAGGTAGACCCGGCTCGCGCCCGCGGCGAGCAGCGCCAGGCTGCACTCGGTCAGCGTGGCGCCGCTGGTGGTCACGTCGTCTATGAGCAGGACCCGCTCGCCCTCGAGCGCTTTGGCCCTAAAGGCGTCGGCGACGTTGTCGGCGCGCGCCCCCGGGCTCAGCAGGATCTGCTTCTTGGTGGCGCGGGTGCGGCTGAGCACGGCCCGGTAGGGCAGCCCCAGCTCGCGCGCCGCTGCCCGGGCGATCATCTCGGCCTGGTTGTAGCCGCGCCTCAGCCGACGGCTCAGGTGCAGGGGCACGGCGGTTATGAGCGCCGGCTGCCAGCCCGCCCGGTTCACCTCGGCGGCCACCCTGCATCCGAACAGTTCGGCCAGCCGGGTCACCTGGCGGTACTTGAGCGCCTGCACGGCCTTGCGCAGGCTGCCGTCGTAATCACCCAGGGCGAGTTCGTTGTCCTTTAGGCTGGGCCGAAAGAGGCTGTGGGCGCAACTCTCGCAGCAACCGAGCGCCGAGCTGGGGCGCGCCTGGCAGAGGACGCAGCGGCTGAGCCGGAAGAGGGCGTGCATGAGATCGGCGGCCTAGTGGCGGCGGCTGGCGAGCGGCTCGAGCAGGTCGAAGAGCGCCCCTGCCTGTTGGTCCTCCAGAGCCTCTCTGAGCCCCCTCATGCCGCGCTCGGCGCTGCTCTCGGCCACCTCCTGCGCGTAGCGGAGCGAGCCCCGCCTGTCGATGAGCCCCAAGACCCGCAGAACCTCGCCCTGAGTTTTGGCCGCCCTGGGCTTGGCGAGGACCTGGATGACCTCGTCCCGCTCGGCGGCGCCCGCCTCGGCGAAAAAGTGCGCCAGGATGAGCGTCCGCTTGCCCTCGAGGAGGTCACCCATAAACTCCTTGCCGTAGATCCCCGCGCCCAGCTCTGCGCCCGTCCCTGCGCCCGTCCCCTGGGCGGCGATCTCGGGCATGAGGTTCAAGACGTCGTCGCGGATCTGAAAGGCGACGCCCAGGTCTATACCCGCCTCGCTCAGGCTCTCCCGCGGCTCCTCGCCCGCGCACAGGGCGCCCAGGCGCAAGG harbors:
- a CDS encoding ComF family protein; protein product: MHALFRLSRCVLCQARPSSALGCCESCAHSLFRPSLKDNELALGDYDGSLRKAVQALKYRQVTRLAELFGCRVAAEVNRAGWQPALITAVPLHLSRRLRRGYNQAEMIARAAARELGLPYRAVLSRTRATKKQILLSPGARADNVADAFRAKALEGERVLLIDDVTTSGATLTECSLALLAAGASRVYLAVVARADSARA